The Ochrobactrum sp. BTU1 region ACTGACGCAGACAGCCGAACGCCGCCTCAAGGTCCTACAATCGCTTGACACACTTGGTGCGGGCTTCCAGCTTGCAAGTCATGACATGGATATTCGCGGGGCAGGCAATCTGCTTGGTGAAGAACAATCCGGTCATATCAAGGAAGTGGGCTTCGAGCTTTATCAGCAGATGTTGGAAGAAGCGGTTGCAACCCTCAAGGGCACCATTGAGGTCGAAGATAGTCAGTGGTCGCCGCAGATTGCAATCGGTACGGCTGTGATGATTCCAGAAGCCTATGTGCCGGATCTGCAATTGCGCCTTGGGCTGTATCGTCGTCTTGCAGACCTTGAAGAACCGCAGGAAATCGATGCATTCGGCGCAGAGCTGATCGATCGTTTCGGACCAATGCCGGAAGAAGTGCAGCATCTGCTCAAGATTGTTTACATTAAGGCCCTCTGCCGCCGTGCCAATGTCGAAAAGCTCGATGCTGGTCCGAAGGGCGTGGTTATCCAGTTCCGCAATGCAACTTTCAACAATCCGGTAGGGCTGGTGAAGATGATCGGTGAGCAGGGTTCAATGGCCAAGATCAGACCAGACCAGAGCATCGTTTTCATTCGCGACTGGGCAACGCCCGAAAAGCGTCTTAATGGCTCGGCTGTCATTATGACTCAACTGGCCAAGATTTCTACTGGAAGCTAAACAGTAATCCATTAAACACTGAGGGTTCCGAGCCATCCCCAGGCTCTGAAGTTTAAAACGGAGAGAACTTTGATGCTAAAGAATGCTTTGCACGTTTCTTGCGCTGCGGCTGCGCTCCTATTCATTTGTCAATCGGCGTTTGCTCTGACCACACCCAATTGCAAGGTTGAGGAGATTGAGCACTTCGTTAAGAGGTTCAGCCACGAAATTGCGATTCAGGAAGCTTCTACGGCACAGACAGTCATCTTTGAGAGCTTGGATATGGAAGCTGACCCGGAGCCAAAGAAGGTCAGCAAGGAAGTTCCGCTTGCTGATGTTGAATGGCCGGTGATGCCGGACGTGGCAACTTTGGCTGGAAGAAAAACACAGGCTGAGTATAAAGACGGTGAAAACGGCAATAAGGTTGTCGTGATCAAAGGCACCGACAATGGCGAATATATGGAGTTTGAATTTGCCAAGCAGCCGTGCTGGACTCTGGTTCGAGTATCCGACGAAAGCATGTAAACATTTACTTGATATTTAAAGAAAAAGCCCACGCATTCGAGTGAATGAGCGGGCTTTTTTCGTTTCTTATTCGAATATCAGCGGTCTTCGGAAATGCCTGGCTCAAAGCCTTCCGCTGTTTGCTGAATAGCGTCAGCTAGAGCGGAGGCTGATTGCGCACCCATGACGGCATATTTCTGGTCGATGATGAAACACGGAACGCCGCGCACGCCGATGCGGTTTGCAGTGTCGATTTCTTCGCGGATTGTCTCTTTATCGGCCTCGCTTTGCAGAAGGCGGGCAACGATAGGCGCTTCCATACCTACGCTTGCTGCCGCATCAACCAGCACTTCATGATCACCAATATCCTGTCCCTGCTCGAAATAGAGCGAAAACAGTCTGCCAACCAACTTGTCCTGAAGGCCGGGGCCGGCCTGTGCAGCCCAATGGATCAGACGGTGCGCATCGAGTGTATTGGGCGCGCGCGTAATGGCTTCAAAATCGAAAACGATATCGTTTTCTTCGCCAAGCTCTGTTAGTTGCTTGTGAATATCGTCAATTTTCGAGCCCGTACCGAATTTTTCGCGCATATAGGTCTGACGATCCTTGCCTTGAGCAGGTAGAGAAGGATCGAGCTGATAAGGACGCCAGCGAACTTCCGCGTCGACCTCCGGCGTTAATTCGAGTGCCTGTTCAAGCCGTTTGCGGCCGACAAAGCACCATGGACAAACGACATCAGACACAACGTCGATGGTAATTTTTCTTTTGGTCATAAGGTGCTCCGTCCGTTCGCCAAGCAGGAGACCTATCCTCCCACTTGCTTATCTTTATAGATCAAAAATGTTGGGTGAATTACGACGTGACCAACTCAGTCTACTTGCTCGCCTGCCACCAGGATGGCAACTGATAGCCGTAAAGCGATGTTTTCTCCGGATGTCCGATCCGATCCCATCGTGCTACCCACTGATACGGCAGGTAATAGAGCGGGATGTAATAATCACCGGAGATGAGAATGCGGTCGAGAGCACGCACTGCACTCACAAAATCATCGCGCTCCCGCGCTGCAAGCATAGCTTCGATCATCGCATCGACTGCTGGATCGGCAACACCGGGATAGTTGAAGCTGCCTTGTGCATCGCGAGATGCAGAACCCCAACGCATCCATTGCTCATTGCCTGGTGATAACGAGCCAGTGAGGGCTCCGAGGATCATGTCGTAGTCGAAAGTCTGCAAACGTTGCTGATACTGTGCGTCATCAGCGGTGCGAATTTCGGCATCGATTCCCAGGCGGGCGAGGTTGCGCTTATAGGCGAGCGCTACCTTTTCCTCGTCGGCCGAACGCGTCATGATTTCAAACTGGAATTGCTTGCCAGATGGATCAATCGCCTTGCCATGCTCAAACGAGAAGCCGGCATCCGTGAGCAATTCATAAGCTTCCTTGGCCGGGCCGCGATCATGGCCGGTGCCATCGGTGATCGATGGATGCCATGTACCTTCCAGCACATCCTTGCGAACAACATGAGGGAAAGCTGCGAGAAGCTCCCGCTCGCGCGCATCGGCAGCTTTGCCTACCGACGACAGGTCCGAGCCTTCCCAGAAGCTCTGGAGACGTTTATATTGACCCGCAAAAAGATTGCGATTGGCCCATTCGAAATCGAACAGAAGCCCGAGTGCTTGTCTGACACGACGATCTTCGAATACCGGACGGCGTGTGTTGAAGACGAAGCCAAGCATATTTGCTGGCGTTCCTTTCTCGAAGTTTTCTTTAACGACTTTGCCCTCCTTGACCGCAGGGAAGTCGTATGACTTTTCCCAGCGCGTCGGGTTGGCATCGATGAATACGTCGAGAATGCCTTTCTTGAAGGATTCAAACAGCGATGTCTCGTTGCGATAATACTCAATCGAGATCGTGTCGAAGTTATTCAGCCCGTGCTGAACTGGCAGGCCGTTGCCCCAATAGTCCGGATTGCGCTTATAAGTGATGCGCTGACCGGGCTGCACGCCAGAGATGGTGTAAGGGCCGCTACCCACTGGAGGCTTGAGTGTCGAGTTGCCAAATGTCGCCGGATCAATAGCGTGCTTGGGCAGCACCGGCATCGTTCCAGCAATCAGCATCGGAAACTCGCGATCCGATTTGTCATTGAAAACAAAGCGCACGGAGCGCTCGCCGGTCTTTTCGATTTTCTCGATCCGGCTCATGCGGTTATTGTACGGCGGACGGCCTTTTTCGGTAAGGATGTCATAGGTGAATAAGATGTCGTCAACTGTGACCGGCTTACCGTCCGACCATTTTGCTTTTGGATTAAGCGTGAATTCGACCCATTTTCGTTCTGGGTCGATTGCTACCTTCTCAGCAAGCAAGCCGTAAAGCGTGAAAGGTTCATCGCGCGAACGCTGCATCAGCGTTTCATAGACCAAGTTCCCAAAATCGGCGTCGCTAAAAAGCGCCCGCGCGGTTGTACGCATACTTTTAAGAACGAAGGGATTGAGGCTGTCGAATGTGCCGACGACGCCCATACGCAGCGTGCCGCCTTTTGGGGCGTTGGGATTGGAATAAGGAAAACTGTTGAAATCAGCATGCAGTGCCACGTCACCATGCATCGAAAGTGCATAATCTGGTGCGGCACGATTTTCGGCACTCGCTGGAGCGATGCTGGCACAAATGCCGATAAGGCTGGCTAAAGCTGCGCTGCGGAAAATAGCAAACAATCCAGTCAACTTTCTCGGTTCCCGTTCAACTTAATAGGTTCGTTGTAAATAAGTGTGAAATCTTAGTATCGATTCGTGTGGCGAAATTAGCATGAACCTTGAGTTTTTGCGGATTAACAGCGTGTCTGATGCGCGACAGTGTAGATTAAAACAGAAAATATGTCGTATTTTGCTGGTTGAATGGCTTGGACCATCTGGATTCATATCAGAAGTCGTTGTAACACGACGCCCGGAATGGGATGTTAATTCCCGAAGGTCACGCTGTTGCCGCATTTTCTAATCAGTGACGGTCTATCGCTGACTCAACCAGAGACGGAAGATCATAGCGTTGAAAGGAACCTGTTGATCATGACCAGCACGAAGACAATCGCTGCCGCATCCGCATTTGCTGGCGCGTTCGCCCTGCTTGCCTCCGCGACGATGCCTGCAGCTGCACAGCAGCCGCCTCAGGGTTGGTTCAAGGTTTGCTCGAAGCAGGAAGACAATGACATCTGCAATACGCAGAACATTATCACTGCAGACTCCGGCCAGTTGCTGACCGCTGTTAACCTCATCGAGATCAAGGGCAAGATCAATCGTAAGATCTTTCAGGTTACCGTGCCAATCGGCCGCCTGATCCCTGCTGGCGTTGGTCTTCAGATCGACAACAACAAGCCGACCAAGCTCGAATACGGCATTTGCTTTCCGGATCGCTGCATCGCGGAAGCTCCTCTTTCTGAGGACCTGATCAATGCTCTCAAAAAGGGCAGCAAGGTAACGCTTACCTCGGTCAACTATCAGAACAAGCAGAACCCTATTCCAGTTGCTCTGACCGGCTTCTCGGCAGCCCTTACCGGCCCGGGGCTTAAGCAGTCTGAACTCGAAGAACGCCAGAAGGAACTTCAGGACGCTGTAGCAAAGCGCCAGAAGGAATTCGAAGAAAAGATGAAGGCTGAACAGGCCAAGGCAAAGGGCGCGGCTAACTAAGCTGCTCTGCTGCTATGAATCGAGAAGGGCGCTTTTTAGCGCCCTTTTTGTTTGTCCATTTAATTAAGTAATCCGTGTAAATGCCAGATTTTGCTTAATTGGCGTGCAGTTTTACACGATACGACCCGTTATCAAGCCTGTCGAACATTTCACTGATCTGCGGATGACGCAGCGGCTCATCGCTGAGGTCCGGCACGAGGTTCTGCTCGGAGACATAGGCCACATATTCGGACTCGGAGTTTTCTGCCAGCAAATGATAAAACGGTTGATCGCGGCGCGGCCGAGCCTCTTCAGGGATAGAATCATACCATTCCTCAGTGTTCGCAAATTCCGGATCAACGTCAAAAATGATCCCGCGGAAAGGAAACAGCCGATGCTTGACCACCTGTCCGATCTGAAACTTAGCGTGCTTTATCTGTGCCATACCCATCCTACATATGTAGTTCACCGCGCGCTGAATTAAAGCTGCGGGAGGTTTCAGGTTCGGTTATTGAGGCGATTTATTATTTTGTCGCACTTTTCCCGCGATCACGGAGGTTCGGAAGCCTTGGTAAGAGCTGAGAAAAACCGCTACCGGGACGCAAGCCTTCACGCATGAAGAATGCGCGGAGTGGCGCAAAAGAGCGCAGCATTTCCAGACCAACGCCGCGTGCAATCTGTGCTGGCAGCATGGGTGAGAGCAGAGAACGGTTGAGTGCATCCACAGAGCCGGTGCGGGCTAGAATATCAGGACGACGACCACGGTCATAAGCGTAGATCACACGGTCCGAACCGGGGTCAGATGGATCGCTTGCAATGGCCCTGATCAGTGTTTCGACATCGCGTGTACCGAGATTAAGCCCTTGCGCGCCAATTGGAGGGAATACATGTGCTGCTTCGCCGATCAGGATGGTGCGCTTTGATGCAAATGAAAGAGGTACCATTCCGGATAGCGGCCACGCCTGCGGACGGATATCAATAGTCACCTTGCCAAGCATGGATTGCATCATGTTTTCAATACGCTGACCAAGGGCTGCGTCATCGAGTGTGAGCAGAATTTCGGCGCGATCCGGATTAACCACCCAGACGAGGCTCGAACGTTTTCCCTTGAGCGGAACCTGTGTGAATGGGCCTTCTTCGGTATGGAATTCAGTTGAGATATTCTCATGCTCTACTTCATGCGCGAAAGAAAGCACCACTGCGGTCTGCGGATAGCTCCAGCGGCGTGTGCGAATACCAGCGGCTTCCCGGGCAGCGGAATTGCGTCCATCAGCCGCCACGACCAGACGCGTATGCAGTGTATTACCACCTGCAAGTGTGATGGTGACGTGATCGCCATTGTTTCGATATTCGATTGCAGGTTGTGTGATGCGTTTGATCGCTGGGTTGTTTTCAACGGCTCCCGCAAGCTTCTGGTTCAGCGCTGCATTTGGAATGTTGAATCCAAAGGCTGTTTCATCGATTTCGCCTGCGCGGAATGTTACGGCGGGACTTCTAATAAGACGCTGAGTGGCATCAACAATACGCATTGAAGCAAGAGGAGCAGCCTCGGGCGTGATATCGTTCCAAACGCCGATTTTTTCAAGAAATCGGATAGCCGGCATCATCAGCGCTGTGGTGCGGCGGTCGTTTCTGTCTGTTTCCGGACCAAGCAGTGCCGTGCGATAACCTTTGGCGCTTAGGGCCAATGCTGCCATCATTCCAGCAGGGCCACCGCCACTGATTGTGATTTCGGTGAGGGGCTTTTCTACAACCACGTCATTCATGTGCTCTATCCTTGGCCAGAAACGTCAGGCCCAAAGCGATTCTTATCGCGTCGTATTTGTTGCCACTTAATCGCAAATGGCGGTCAAAGGCCATTGTCGCATAAGCTAAAACCCAATCTTTGGTGGAATGAGGGCGGTTTTGTCTCACGACTTACTTGCTCTTTTCGCCTTATTCGGGGAAAGCTTTGTACAACAGCATGGCTTCCACCGATCATTCGCGTTGGAGGTCTTATCTGCCGCCTCACGCCTTGTTGGAAGATTGAAGGCGGCGATCAAGAGAAATGGCAAACGGCGTGAAAAGCAAACTAACCGGAAAACTCAAAGCCAAGAAAGTGACTGCGCCACAGGCGAAGGCATTTTCTGTTCATCTGCTCACCGCGTCCGGTTCGTTTCTGGCGTTTCTGTCAATCGTGGCCGCAAGTGATGGCCGCTACACCGCTATGTGGTGGTGGCTTGGCCTTGCATTGTTCGTCGATGGCATCGATGGACCAATTGCGCGTAAGCTCGAAGTCAAATATGTGCTGCCGAACTGGTCGGGCGAGTTGCTCGACAACATCATCGACTATGTGACCTATGTTCTGATCCCGGCCTTTGCGCTCTATCAAAGCGGATTCATGGGGACGAACCTGTCTTTCATATCCGGTGCAATTATTGTGGTTTCAAGCGCGATTTACTATGCCGACACCGGCATGAAGACGAAAGAAAACTTCTTCAAGGGCTTCCCGGTCGTTTGGAATATGGTGGTGTTTACGCTCTTCATTGTCCGGCCAGGGGAATGGGAAGCCTTCGCGATTGTGGTCCTGTCGGCCATCCTTTCCTTCCTGCCAATCAGCTTCCTGCATCCAGTGCGTGTGGTGCGTTTGCGCCCGCTCAATCTGACGATCTTTTTACTGTGGTGTGCCTTTGGGGCTGCAGGCCTTTATTATACCCTTGATGCGCCACTCTGGGTGCGCGTCGGCATCACAGTGACGGGACTATATATCTATTTCATCGGCGCAATCATGCAGTTCTTCCCCAATCTTGGACGAACTGCTGCTGTTATAGCGGCTGAACAGGCTGCAGAAGCGAAGAAGAGAGGCTGAGGAAACATGATCAACGCTATTCGAGTTCACCAGACGGGCGGTCCGGAAGTTCTGCAATACGAAAAGATCGAGATTGGTGAGCCAGGAGCAGGCGAAGCCAAGGTGCGCCATGAGGCCATTGGGCTGAACTTCATCGACGTCTATTTCCGGACGGGGCTTTATAAAGCGGCGCAGATGCCGTTTACCCCTGGCAACGAGGGTGCCGGCATTGTTGTGGCTGTTGGCTCTGGCGTCGAGACCGTCAAAGTAGGTGATCGGGTTGCCTATGCAGCGACGCCCGGTTCCTATGCCGAAGAGCGCATTTTGCCTGCCGACAGGCTTGTTAAAGTACCTGATAGCATCGAACTGAAAACCGCTGCTGCCATGATGCTCAAGGGCATGACGGCGCAATATCTTCTGCGTCAGACCTTTGTTGTGAAGCCGGGACACACGATCCTGTTTCATGCGGCAGCAGGTGGCGTCGGGCTTATTGCCGGTCAATGGGCGAAACATCTTGGTGCAACCGTTATCGGTACAGCCGGATCAGAAGAGAAGATCGCTCTGGCCAAAGCGCACGGCTACGACCACGTTATCAATTACCGCACCGAAAACTTCGTTGAGCGTGTGAAGGAATTGACCGGCGGTGAGGGCGTGAATGTTGTCTATGATTCTGTGGGACATGACACCTATATGGGTTCGCTCGATGTTCTGAAGCCGCTGGGCATGTTTGCCTGCTTCGGCCAGTCATCCGGCGTTATTCCTCCGTTTGATCTCAATCTTCTTGCTCAGAAGGGTTCGCTTTTTGCCACCCGCCCGACGCTGTTTAATTATGTTGCAAAGCGTGCTGAACTCGAGAAGACGGCGAACGAGTTGTTCGATGTCGTGGCAAGTGGTGCAGTGAAGATCGAAATCAACCAGACCTATGCGCTAAAAGATGTGCGTAAGGCGCATGAAGACCTCGAAGCGCGCAAGACGACGGGTGCGAGTATTCTGCTTCCGTAATATAGAAGCTGTGAGCACGATCCCGAAAAGTTGCGAGGCTTTTTGGATCATAAATTGCGTGAAATGAATCGGCGGTGTGCATATGTCCTCCGCCGTTTTCTTTTTGGCTTTTCAAGAACGAACTTGCTGGATAAGGTCGTTCAAAAATAACCTTGGGGAACAATGTCAGCGCCTTTATCCGACCGGCCTCTTTTGGATGTCCGCCGGCTCACTAAAGTATTTGGTCAACTCAGAGCGTGCGATGCGGTAGATCTCGTCATCGAAGCTGGGGAAATACACGCCCTTTTGGGTGAAAACGGTGCTGGCAAATCCACATTCGTGAAAATGCTGTTCGGAGCGCTCCAGCCTCTGGAGGGAGAGATCGTCTGGAAAGGTCAGCCGGTAACGATCAACGAACCAGCTACGGCAAGAAAACTTGGCATCGGCATGGTTTTCCAGCATTTCTCGCTGTTTGACTCGCTCACTGCTGCCGAAAATATTGCGCTGTCGCTCGATGGTTCGCTGTCCCTTTCCGATGTCGCCAAACGTGCGCGCGATGTGGGGCAGGCTTACGGTCTTCCAATTGATCCGCAAGCCCATGT contains the following coding sequences:
- the hspQ gene encoding heat shock protein HspQ, which translates into the protein MGMAQIKHAKFQIGQVVKHRLFPFRGIIFDVDPEFANTEEWYDSIPEEARPRRDQPFYHLLAENSESEYVAYVSEQNLVPDLSDEPLRHPQISEMFDRLDNGSYRVKLHAN
- a CDS encoding UbiH/UbiF family hydroxylase produces the protein MNDVVVEKPLTEITISGGGPAGMMAALALSAKGYRTALLGPETDRNDRRTTALMMPAIRFLEKIGVWNDITPEAAPLASMRIVDATQRLIRSPAVTFRAGEIDETAFGFNIPNAALNQKLAGAVENNPAIKRITQPAIEYRNNGDHVTITLAGGNTLHTRLVVAADGRNSAAREAAGIRTRRWSYPQTAVVLSFAHEVEHENISTEFHTEEGPFTQVPLKGKRSSLVWVVNPDRAEILLTLDDAALGQRIENMMQSMLGKVTIDIRPQAWPLSGMVPLSFASKRTILIGEAAHVFPPIGAQGLNLGTRDVETLIRAIASDPSDPGSDRVIYAYDRGRRPDILARTGSVDALNRSLLSPMLPAQIARGVGLEMLRSFAPLRAFFMREGLRPGSGFSQLLPRLPNLRDRGKSATK
- a CDS encoding extracellular solute-binding protein produces the protein MFAIFRSAALASLIGICASIAPASAENRAAPDYALSMHGDVALHADFNSFPYSNPNAPKGGTLRMGVVGTFDSLNPFVLKSMRTTARALFSDADFGNLVYETLMQRSRDEPFTLYGLLAEKVAIDPERKWVEFTLNPKAKWSDGKPVTVDDILFTYDILTEKGRPPYNNRMSRIEKIEKTGERSVRFVFNDKSDREFPMLIAGTMPVLPKHAIDPATFGNSTLKPPVGSGPYTISGVQPGQRITYKRNPDYWGNGLPVQHGLNNFDTISIEYYRNETSLFESFKKGILDVFIDANPTRWEKSYDFPAVKEGKVVKENFEKGTPANMLGFVFNTRRPVFEDRRVRQALGLLFDFEWANRNLFAGQYKRLQSFWEGSDLSSVGKAADARERELLAAFPHVVRKDVLEGTWHPSITDGTGHDRGPAKEAYELLTDAGFSFEHGKAIDPSGKQFQFEIMTRSADEEKVALAYKRNLARLGIDAEIRTADDAQYQQRLQTFDYDMILGALTGSLSPGNEQWMRWGSASRDAQGSFNYPGVADPAVDAMIEAMLAARERDDFVSAVRALDRILISGDYYIPLYYLPYQWVARWDRIGHPEKTSLYGYQLPSWWQASK
- a CDS encoding invasion associated locus B family protein; translated protein: MTSTKTIAAASAFAGAFALLASATMPAAAQQPPQGWFKVCSKQEDNDICNTQNIITADSGQLLTAVNLIEIKGKINRKIFQVTVPIGRLIPAGVGLQIDNNKPTKLEYGICFPDRCIAEAPLSEDLINALKKGSKVTLTSVNYQNKQNPIPVALTGFSAALTGPGLKQSELEERQKELQDAVAKRQKEFEEKMKAEQAKAKGAAN
- a CDS encoding DsbA family protein, giving the protein MTKRKITIDVVSDVVCPWCFVGRKRLEQALELTPEVDAEVRWRPYQLDPSLPAQGKDRQTYMREKFGTGSKIDDIHKQLTELGEENDIVFDFEAITRAPNTLDAHRLIHWAAQAGPGLQDKLVGRLFSLYFEQGQDIGDHEVLVDAAASVGMEAPIVARLLQSEADKETIREEIDTANRIGVRGVPCFIIDQKYAVMGAQSASALADAIQQTAEGFEPGISEDR
- a CDS encoding quinone oxidoreductase; the protein is MINAIRVHQTGGPEVLQYEKIEIGEPGAGEAKVRHEAIGLNFIDVYFRTGLYKAAQMPFTPGNEGAGIVVAVGSGVETVKVGDRVAYAATPGSYAEERILPADRLVKVPDSIELKTAAAMMLKGMTAQYLLRQTFVVKPGHTILFHAAAGGVGLIAGQWAKHLGATVIGTAGSEEKIALAKAHGYDHVINYRTENFVERVKELTGGEGVNVVYDSVGHDTYMGSLDVLKPLGMFACFGQSSGVIPPFDLNLLAQKGSLFATRPTLFNYVAKRAELEKTANELFDVVASGAVKIEINQTYALKDVRKAHEDLEARKTTGASILLP
- a CDS encoding phosphatidylcholine/phosphatidylserine synthase; protein product: MANGVKSKLTGKLKAKKVTAPQAKAFSVHLLTASGSFLAFLSIVAASDGRYTAMWWWLGLALFVDGIDGPIARKLEVKYVLPNWSGELLDNIIDYVTYVLIPAFALYQSGFMGTNLSFISGAIIVVSSAIYYADTGMKTKENFFKGFPVVWNMVVFTLFIVRPGEWEAFAIVVLSAILSFLPISFLHPVRVVRLRPLNLTIFLLWCAFGAAGLYYTLDAPLWVRVGITVTGLYIYFIGAIMQFFPNLGRTAAVIAAEQAAEAKKRG